Proteins encoded by one window of Pseudorca crassidens isolate mPseCra1 chromosome 3, mPseCra1.hap1, whole genome shotgun sequence:
- the CCNI2 gene encoding cyclin-I2: protein MASGGRPAPETSASEIRSVRRPGESPDESLGETVLRCLLPPPPRNVSLPAVIRRSFPEACLRGAVSLPEPSWTRPTRGAMRPRSAARPAPGAALGPPPPPPLVPSRPVLVPSDWGGVLDERQLDAHLTQAQGREARLWLGGRIQVPVPAGAPPESTFILLTRARDAAGFHLHPPSAGGDLRSFPGSRVGAPES from the exons ATGGCTTCCGGCGGGCGGCCAGCGCCGGAGACGTCCGCCTCGGAGATAAGATCCGTCCGGCGTCCAGGTGAGAGTCCGGACGAAAGTCTGGGCGAAACAGTCCTTCGCTGTCTTCTCCCGCCGCCTCCGCGGAACGTCTCTCTCCCCGCGGTGATACGGAGAAGTTTCCCGGAGGCTTGCCTGCGCGGAGCGGTCAGTCTCCCGGAGCCGTCGTGGACCAGACCCACGCGGGGGGCAATGCGGCCTCGGTCAGCTGCGCGCCCCGCCCCCGGCGCCGCTCTGGGGCCACCGCCCCCGCCGCCCCTGGTTCCCAGCCGGCCCGTGCTGGTGCCGAGCGACTGGGGAGGCGTTCTGGACGAGCGCCAGCTGGATGCCCACCTGACCCAGGCCCAGGGCCGCGAGGCGCGCCTGTGGCTGGGGGGCCGAATCCAGGTACCGGTTCCCGCGGGGGCCCCTCCCGAGAGCACGTTCATCCTCCTCACGCGCGCACGGGACGCGGCCGGGTTCCACCTGCACCCGCCATCAG CAGGTGGAGATTTGCGAAGCTTTCCAGGAAGTCGTGTTGGGGCTCCTGAGAGTTGA